One Turneriella parva DSM 21527 genomic region harbors:
- a CDS encoding diguanylate cyclase: MSELATDPVQPRRVLVVDDSEVEGLYIQALLQPEFTVIVANNLIAFWAHMAEEAPDLILLDVMMKEITGFELAQQLKRNHEYKAIPIIFVTSLDQAGDIERGFEVGGHDYVKKPFLTQELRARVRSALRLKNLEHDLRMRSVTDYLTGAYNRRYFFEAVNSNLSYAQRMRRNLCIAVLDIDFFKKINDEYGHEAGDAVLVHFTNTIRDQIRKYDILARFGGEEFVIQFFDCTIAKCVDMLNRVKNKLIETPCITGGRTINYTFSAGLASLEEIAPKEPIERLIEQADRRLYHAKETGRNRFVTEAKPEPA, from the coding sequence ATGTCTGAGCTGGCAACAGACCCTGTTCAGCCCCGGCGCGTGCTGGTCGTCGACGACTCTGAAGTCGAGGGTCTCTACATACAGGCCCTGCTGCAGCCCGAGTTCACCGTAATCGTTGCCAACAACCTTATAGCCTTCTGGGCGCATATGGCCGAAGAGGCCCCCGATCTTATTCTGCTCGATGTCATGATGAAAGAGATCACGGGTTTTGAGCTCGCGCAGCAGCTGAAGCGCAACCACGAATACAAGGCAATACCCATAATATTTGTAACTTCACTCGATCAGGCGGGCGACATTGAGCGCGGCTTTGAGGTTGGCGGCCACGACTATGTCAAGAAACCTTTTCTGACGCAAGAGCTGCGCGCCCGCGTGCGTTCGGCGCTCAGGCTCAAGAATCTGGAGCATGACCTGCGCATGCGCTCTGTGACTGACTATCTGACGGGAGCATATAACCGCCGTTACTTCTTCGAGGCGGTGAACAGCAATCTGAGTTACGCGCAGCGCATGCGCCGCAACCTTTGCATCGCCGTACTCGATATTGACTTCTTCAAGAAGATTAACGATGAGTACGGGCACGAAGCGGGTGACGCAGTGCTCGTGCATTTCACCAACACCATACGCGACCAGATTCGCAAATACGATATTCTTGCGCGCTTCGGCGGCGAAGAATTTGTAATTCAGTTTTTTGACTGCACGATAGCGAAGTGCGTCGACATGCTGAACCGGGTGAAAAACAAATTGATCGAAACCCCGTGCATTACAGGGGGGCGTACCATAAACTACACATTTAGTGCAGGTTTGGCGTCACTCGAAGAAATTGCCCCCAAAGAACCGATTGAGCGCCTGATCGAGCAGGCCGACAGACGCCTATACCACGCGAAAGAAACCGGCAGAAATCGCTTTGTGACTGAAGCAAAACCTGAGCCTGCGTGA
- a CDS encoding EAL domain-containing protein, whose amino-acid sequence MPHRSKRVFKAGDRIFNEGEKQDIAFIVEEGQVEIFTDFKGERRTLNILGAGALFGELALVDRQPRSASAEAKTDALLTVVTQQQVEERLADADPILRMVLFVVMRHFRSEVDRSRDGYGPYARATETRDDFNERKVAEAIEMIKLEAELRSAMRNDEFRLHYQPIHDLRSQKIAGLEALIRWKSPTRGDIMPAAFMPLAEATSLVVPIGNWVIDAGLKDYLHFREAAGDHLTLSFNLARRQMESAEFLPFLSETVSSRGIDPTSIKLEMLERNLFQSEMVSGWIQDCAARGFGILLDDFGTGYSSLQYLQEYQPAALKIDRSFVKGLGVKQESERICKAVIELAQALGIGVIAEGVETLQQARMLQNLGCHHAQGYFFSPPLSADAIRQRLSA is encoded by the coding sequence ATGCCACACCGCAGCAAACGCGTATTCAAAGCCGGCGACCGCATCTTCAACGAAGGCGAAAAGCAAGATATTGCGTTCATCGTCGAAGAAGGCCAGGTCGAAATTTTCACTGACTTCAAGGGCGAAAGGCGCACGCTGAATATTTTAGGCGCCGGCGCGCTGTTCGGCGAACTTGCGCTCGTCGATCGCCAACCGCGCTCGGCATCTGCCGAGGCGAAGACCGACGCTTTGCTCACAGTTGTGACGCAGCAACAGGTCGAAGAGCGTCTTGCCGACGCCGACCCGATTCTGCGCATGGTGCTCTTTGTTGTCATGCGCCATTTTCGCTCTGAGGTCGACAGGTCTCGCGACGGCTATGGCCCTTATGCACGTGCGACCGAAACCCGCGACGATTTTAACGAACGCAAGGTTGCCGAAGCGATTGAAATGATCAAGCTCGAGGCGGAGCTCAGAAGTGCTATGCGCAACGACGAATTTCGTCTGCACTATCAGCCGATACACGACCTGCGCTCACAAAAAATCGCCGGCCTCGAGGCGCTGATACGCTGGAAAAGCCCGACGCGCGGCGACATTATGCCCGCAGCGTTCATGCCGCTCGCCGAAGCGACTTCGCTCGTTGTGCCGATAGGCAATTGGGTAATCGATGCGGGCCTGAAAGACTATCTGCATTTTCGCGAAGCCGCCGGTGATCACCTTACGTTAAGTTTCAATCTCGCGCGCCGCCAAATGGAAAGCGCAGAGTTTTTGCCCTTCTTGAGCGAAACAGTCTCGTCTCGCGGTATAGATCCCACGAGCATTAAACTCGAGATGCTCGAGCGCAATTTATTTCAATCTGAAATGGTCTCAGGCTGGATTCAAGACTGCGCCGCGCGCGGCTTCGGTATCTTGCTCGACGACTTCGGCACGGGTTATTCGAGTCTGCAGTATCTGCAAGAGTACCAACCCGCTGCGCTCAAGATCGACCGCTCATTCGTCAAGGGCCTTGGCGTGAAACAAGAAAGCGAACGCATATGCAAAGCTGTGATTGAGCTCGCGCAGGCGCTCGGCATCGGGGTCATCGCCGAAGGCGTCGAAACGCTACAGCAGGCGCGCATGCTGCAAAACCTCGGCTGCCACCACGCGCAGGGTTATTTCTTCTCGCCGCCGCTTTCAGCGGACGCGATACGCCAGAGATTGAGTGCGTAA
- a CDS encoding SH3 domain-containing protein, whose product MTFEIRIGLIARLCRAITVCTFFLGFAVFAQALPLSEKRLAQGKWNAEPNHPGYEYKLSFKKGVAKYIQAIAELDVQAEGRYTIDTGAVVITGFKRTSAGIDGEVPGDLRCTLLRTEESLQYTELLSCQPVVGGNKIDFYDTGAHVKTGAERMVDGVAVIYSPAFKKPTTTLIVRKAPSKSSEALSWNSQKKDGTVEERKNLRKGEKVTVLARTREKLQVDKWNNYWYYVEIDAVDAMGNVPLSERGWVFGEFLK is encoded by the coding sequence ATGACTTTCGAAATCCGCATTGGCCTGATAGCGAGACTCTGCCGGGCCATAACCGTTTGTACTTTTTTTCTCGGCTTTGCCGTTTTTGCGCAGGCTCTGCCATTGAGCGAGAAGAGGCTCGCGCAGGGTAAGTGGAATGCCGAACCCAACCACCCGGGCTATGAATATAAGCTGAGCTTTAAGAAAGGGGTCGCCAAATATATACAGGCGATCGCCGAGCTGGATGTGCAAGCCGAGGGGCGGTATACGATCGACACTGGGGCCGTCGTGATCACCGGCTTCAAGAGAACCAGCGCCGGCATAGACGGAGAGGTGCCGGGCGACCTGCGCTGTACTTTGCTGCGAACCGAAGAATCTCTGCAATATACCGAACTGCTTTCATGTCAGCCGGTCGTGGGTGGCAACAAAATCGATTTTTATGATACCGGTGCGCACGTCAAAACCGGCGCCGAAAGAATGGTCGATGGCGTAGCGGTGATCTACTCACCCGCATTTAAGAAGCCGACGACAACGCTGATCGTACGCAAGGCACCGTCAAAGAGTTCAGAAGCTTTGAGTTGGAACTCCCAAAAAAAAGACGGGACGGTTGAAGAGCGTAAGAATCTTCGCAAAGGCGAAAAGGTCACCGTGCTCGCCAGAACGCGCGAAAAGCTGCAGGTCGACAAATGGAACAACTATTGGTATTACGTTGAGATCGACGCAGTAGACGCCATGGGCAATGTGCCGCTTTCTGAACGTGGTTGGGTGTTTGGCGAATTTCTTAAATAA
- the cyoE gene encoding heme o synthase, with protein MRDIIRLAKGSIIFTVVVTGFTGMLMARRSVPTLWETLWVLISLTLSSGSSAIMNNLLDYEMDKHMRRTEWRSKVIDRFGKRNLWVLALLMSALSFVPLIHYGRLYAAVFTALAIASYAIWYTLYLKRRGPFGAIVGGLPGALPVLIGAYAISDRFAPDIWLLFAFMMLWQPAHFWALTLKIQGEYEKGGVPVLPLVYGNEYTQLYILIYGLSLPPLALAIGLVAGYGWVYLIGSGIASIYYVIRTVRGIYRQEQYGRAFFASIIYMLVIMVLLNIDIFLHLPMNAFMGK; from the coding sequence ATGCGCGACATTATTCGCCTCGCTAAGGGCTCCATTATCTTTACTGTTGTCGTCACCGGCTTTACGGGAATGCTCATGGCCCGCCGCTCTGTACCCACCCTGTGGGAGACTCTGTGGGTGCTGATATCGCTGACGCTTTCATCAGGTTCATCGGCCATTATGAACAACCTGCTCGACTATGAAATGGATAAACACATGCGCCGCACAGAGTGGCGCTCAAAGGTGATCGACCGATTCGGCAAACGCAATCTCTGGGTGCTGGCGCTTCTGATGTCAGCGCTGTCGTTTGTGCCCCTGATTCATTATGGCCGACTTTATGCCGCAGTTTTCACCGCGCTCGCGATCGCTTCGTACGCTATCTGGTACACACTTTACCTCAAGCGCCGTGGCCCGTTTGGGGCAATCGTCGGCGGCCTGCCGGGCGCGCTGCCAGTTTTGATTGGTGCATACGCAATTTCAGATCGCTTTGCGCCCGATATTTGGTTGCTGTTTGCCTTTATGATGCTGTGGCAACCCGCGCACTTCTGGGCGTTGACGCTCAAGATTCAGGGCGAATACGAAAAGGGTGGAGTTCCCGTTTTGCCGCTGGTTTACGGCAATGAATACACTCAGCTCTACATTCTCATTTATGGGCTGTCGTTGCCACCACTCGCGCTCGCAATAGGGCTCGTGGCGGGTTATGGCTGGGTCTATCTCATAGGCAGCGGCATTGCCTCAATCTATTACGTGATCCGCACTGTGCGCGGCATCTACCGGCAAGAGCAATATGGCCGCGCCTTCTTTGCGTCGATTATCTATATGCTGGTGATTATGGTTCTTTTGAATATTGATATTTTTCTGCATTTGCCCATGAATGCATTCATGGGCAAATGA
- a CDS encoding Fic family protein, translating into MDEKYPPFSVTPKALRLVSEIERLLGQVDLSTLVRQEPMLRRQNRVRSVKDSLAIEGNSLSLDQATAIFDKKRVVGPKNEIREIQNAIEAYAAAGKWRSTSERDFKKAHGIMMAGLLASAGKYRAGAVGIMKGERISHIAPGAKQLPQLMGRLFSYAERNRDLHPLVMAAVLHYEIEYIHPFEDGNGRMGRLWQHLVLREYHRFFETVPFESVIKAKQKQYYRVLELCDKAGDATRFVEFALETTAIALKEVVTVTPRRRSTTKERISFAETVFKKKWFSRKDYIALFADISLPTASRDLAQAVKDKTMSSRGQKNQTEYRYRRA; encoded by the coding sequence ATGGACGAGAAATACCCTCCGTTTTCCGTCACGCCGAAGGCGCTGCGGCTCGTCTCTGAAATTGAGCGCCTTCTGGGCCAGGTCGACCTTTCGACTCTTGTAAGGCAAGAGCCTATGCTGCGCCGGCAGAACCGGGTGCGTTCGGTGAAAGACTCACTCGCGATTGAGGGCAACAGCTTGTCGCTTGATCAGGCCACGGCGATCTTTGACAAGAAGCGTGTTGTTGGCCCTAAAAATGAAATCCGCGAAATACAGAATGCTATTGAGGCCTACGCCGCCGCGGGCAAATGGCGATCGACCAGTGAAAGAGATTTTAAGAAAGCGCACGGCATCATGATGGCGGGCCTTTTGGCTTCTGCGGGTAAATACCGTGCCGGCGCCGTGGGTATCATGAAAGGTGAACGTATCTCGCATATCGCGCCGGGCGCCAAACAGCTGCCGCAGCTGATGGGTAGGCTTTTTTCTTACGCAGAGCGCAACCGCGATCTGCATCCGCTTGTGATGGCTGCGGTGCTGCATTACGAGATTGAATATATACACCCGTTTGAAGACGGCAATGGCCGCATGGGCCGGCTATGGCAGCACCTGGTGCTGCGAGAGTACCACAGGTTTTTCGAAACGGTGCCCTTCGAGTCGGTGATCAAGGCGAAACAAAAGCAATACTACCGCGTGCTTGAACTTTGCGACAAAGCGGGTGATGCCACGAGATTTGTGGAGTTCGCACTCGAGACAACGGCGATCGCCCTGAAAGAAGTCGTTACCGTGACCCCACGTCGCCGGTCGACGACCAAAGAAAGAATTTCGTTTGCTGAAACTGTATTCAAGAAGAAATGGTTTAGCCGAAAAGATTACATAGCCTTGTTCGCCGATATATCGTTACCGACTGCGAGCCGTGACCTTGCCCAGGCGGTAAAGGACAAGACGATGAGCTCGCGCGGGCAAAAGAACCAAACCGAGTATCGATATCGTAGAGCCTAG
- a CDS encoding PaaI family thioesterase, whose translation MHNQDLVFDIIPKDLFDIRRDGTLVESIQHLIEQCHPGTTQMKLETLSGEESVASIPFAMSNRALHGLLHGGAYFTVGDTITAMMCLFFIEEPNERMLTINASIRYLRPVNRETVKARALLKRREGKNLYFVCDFFLPDGKRAAQAKYHYVLAKIQ comes from the coding sequence ATGCACAATCAAGACCTGGTATTCGACATCATTCCCAAAGACCTGTTCGACATACGGCGCGACGGTACCCTCGTCGAGTCGATACAACACCTCATCGAGCAGTGCCACCCCGGCACCACCCAGATGAAACTCGAAACGCTTTCGGGCGAAGAGTCGGTCGCCTCGATACCGTTTGCCATGTCGAACCGCGCGCTGCATGGCCTGCTGCACGGCGGCGCTTACTTCACCGTCGGTGATACCATTACCGCGATGATGTGCCTCTTCTTCATTGAAGAACCCAACGAACGCATGCTCACGATCAACGCCTCGATTCGTTACCTGCGCCCGGTCAACCGCGAGACGGTGAAGGCGCGCGCGTTGCTCAAGCGCCGCGAGGGCAAGAACCTGTACTTCGTCTGTGACTTCTTTTTGCCAGACGGCAAACGCGCCGCGCAGGCGAAGTACCACTACGTGCTGGCGAAAATACAGTAA
- a CDS encoding VOC family protein gives MINNPVVHFEIYVDDMTRAKTFYEAVFQTKLEQMPNPTPETEMDMWFFPMDKEAGMSSYGSGGMLVKMQGFSPGVGGTLVYFGCEDCSVQAARAKQHGGSVEQEKTPIGEHGFMALVKDTEGNIIGLHSMK, from the coding sequence ATGATCAACAATCCCGTTGTGCACTTTGAGATCTACGTCGACGACATGACGCGCGCAAAGACGTTTTACGAGGCCGTCTTTCAGACCAAACTTGAACAGATGCCAAACCCGACCCCCGAAACCGAAATGGACATGTGGTTTTTTCCGATGGATAAAGAAGCTGGCATGTCGAGTTATGGCTCAGGCGGTATGCTGGTCAAAATGCAGGGCTTTAGTCCCGGTGTGGGCGGCACGCTTGTCTACTTCGGCTGCGAAGATTGTTCGGTGCAGGCAGCCCGCGCAAAGCAGCATGGCGGCAGTGTCGAACAAGAGAAAACACCGATCGGCGAACATGGCTTCATGGCATTGGTGAAAGACACAGAAGGCAATATCATCGGCCTGCATTCTATGAAATAA
- the galK gene encoding galactokinase, with product MVANEILHTAFSESFGGHGQLYTAPGRVNLIGEHTDYNLGFVLPGAINKGISVAIRLNGKNTYRVQSLDFKEEVTFAADGQKLPVAWANYILGVVMEFHIRCFAVPGFDAVFAGDVPVGGGMSSSAALESAFAFAINDLCQFGISRRELAEIGQAAEHKYAGVRCGIMDQFASLHGERDKLIRLDCRSLDYELVPFRLTGYQVVLLDTRVKHSLASSEYNTRRAECEAGVKSLKAIYPEVQSLRDADLPMLEAVRSQLQPATFTRCQYVIEENARVLNAITQLKTGDIAAFGQEMFASHEGLSKKYRVSCAELDLLVDIARKCGVTGARMMGGGFGGCTINVVAESALAAFLQEAERSFNAAFGRAPLVYGVKISDGARRV from the coding sequence GTGGTCGCGAACGAAATTCTGCACACGGCATTTTCTGAAAGCTTTGGCGGCCATGGGCAGCTCTATACGGCGCCGGGCCGGGTGAACCTGATCGGCGAGCACACAGATTACAATCTGGGCTTTGTGCTCCCGGGCGCAATCAACAAAGGTATCAGCGTTGCCATTCGCCTCAATGGCAAGAACACCTACCGCGTACAGTCGCTCGATTTCAAAGAAGAAGTCACATTCGCCGCGGACGGGCAAAAGCTGCCTGTCGCGTGGGCCAACTACATTCTGGGCGTTGTTATGGAATTCCATATCCGATGTTTTGCGGTACCGGGCTTCGATGCAGTCTTCGCAGGTGATGTGCCCGTCGGCGGCGGCATGTCGTCTTCTGCGGCGCTCGAGAGCGCGTTTGCTTTCGCGATCAATGACCTTTGCCAGTTCGGCATCTCGCGCCGCGAGCTCGCCGAAATCGGCCAGGCGGCAGAGCACAAGTACGCGGGCGTTCGCTGCGGCATCATGGACCAGTTTGCCTCGCTGCATGGCGAACGCGACAAGCTGATCAGACTCGATTGCCGCTCGCTCGATTACGAACTCGTGCCCTTTCGGCTAACGGGCTACCAGGTCGTGTTGCTCGACACGCGGGTAAAACACTCGCTCGCCTCGTCAGAATATAACACGCGGCGCGCCGAGTGCGAGGCAGGGGTGAAGTCTCTAAAGGCAATTTACCCTGAAGTACAAAGCCTGCGCGATGCGGATTTACCCATGCTCGAAGCCGTCAGATCACAGCTTCAGCCGGCGACCTTTACACGCTGCCAGTACGTCATTGAAGAAAATGCGCGCGTGTTGAATGCGATTACCCAACTCAAGACGGGCGACATTGCGGCATTTGGGCAAGAGATGTTCGCGAGCCATGAAGGTCTGTCAAAGAAGTACCGCGTGAGCTGCGCCGAGCTCGACCTGCTGGTCGATATTGCCAGAAAATGCGGCGTCACCGGTGCGCGCATGATGGGCGGCGGGTTCGGCGGTTGCACGATTAATGTGGTGGCAGAGTCAGCCCTCGCTGCCTTTTTGCAAGAGGCAGAAAGAAGTTTTAATGCGGCATTCGGGCGCGCTCCGCTGGTGTACGGGGTGAAGATCTCTGACGGTGCGAGGCGGGTCTAG
- a CDS encoding aldose epimerase family protein, with amino-acid sequence MANFLNNKFARFTEYGARLVSLSVPDRTGNLVDVVTGYDSDEDYRKGARFFGANVGPFANRIANARFAIDGTEYHFTPNGNGHLLHSGEQGLDSVLWNWARGERSRTTAATDGIAFTYHSPDGEFGFPGPVDYSIHYRLLPGPTLRIEYTAVPQKATHLNIAHHSYFNLAGHDAGSIDDHLVQINAAHYLEVDADSIPTGKLLPVEKTPLDLRNPARIGDRLKADFLPLRTCGGFDQCFVVDTSRPPTAGLYFAARVVAPQTGIAMEIHSSYPALQFYTANHDLPPMPGKGGAVYRRHGSFCLEPQFFPNSPNIAHFPSTLVRPGETYRQIAEFRFSVF; translated from the coding sequence TTGGCGAATTTCTTAAATAACAAATTTGCGCGCTTCACCGAATACGGCGCGCGCCTCGTCTCGCTCTCGGTACCCGACCGCACGGGCAACCTCGTCGACGTTGTGACGGGCTATGACAGCGACGAAGACTACCGCAAGGGTGCGCGCTTCTTCGGCGCGAACGTCGGCCCGTTTGCTAACCGCATCGCCAATGCGCGCTTTGCCATCGACGGCACCGAATACCACTTCACACCCAACGGCAACGGCCACCTTTTGCACAGCGGCGAGCAGGGCCTCGACTCAGTGCTATGGAATTGGGCTCGTGGTGAGCGCAGTCGAACCACAGCCGCGACCGACGGAATTGCCTTCACCTACCACAGTCCCGACGGCGAATTTGGTTTTCCCGGCCCGGTCGACTATAGCATTCACTACAGACTTTTGCCCGGCCCGACGCTGCGCATCGAATACACGGCCGTGCCGCAGAAGGCGACGCACCTCAACATCGCGCACCACTCGTACTTCAATCTTGCAGGCCACGACGCCGGCAGCATCGACGACCATCTCGTGCAGATCAACGCGGCACATTACCTCGAAGTCGACGCTGATTCGATACCGACGGGAAAACTTTTGCCCGTCGAGAAGACTCCGCTCGACTTACGAAATCCCGCACGTATTGGCGATAGGCTTAAGGCGGATTTTCTGCCGTTACGAACCTGCGGCGGTTTTGATCAATGCTTCGTCGTCGATACGTCGCGGCCGCCGACTGCGGGCCTCTATTTCGCCGCGCGCGTGGTGGCGCCCCAGACCGGTATAGCTATGGAAATCCATAGCAGCTACCCGGCGCTGCAGTTCTACACCGCGAACCACGACCTGCCGCCGATGCCGGGCAAAGGGGGCGCGGTCTATCGAAGGCACGGTTCGTTCTGCCTCGAGCCGCAGTTTTTTCCCAACTCGCCGAATATCGCGCATTTTCCTTCGACGTTGGTGCGCCCCGGTGAAACCTACCGGCAGATAGCGGAGTTCAGGTTTTCCGTCTTTTAG
- a CDS encoding sodium/sugar symporter produces MKFSILDYTIVGAYFALILGVGLWVSRPKPGEDKTATDYFLAGNGLSWWVIGASLIASNISAEQFIGMSGSGFAIGMGIASYEFMGAITLIVVAVFFMPIFLKMRIYTMPEFLAKRYDNRVKTTMAVFWLLVFVFVNLSSILYLGALTIKNVMFSGEDIALFGRAVDPLILGILLLGAFSAAYSVYGGLKSVAVTDVIQVVFLIGGGLITTYIALQYTSDSGSAADGFWKLLRKAPEKFDMILDKSNPQYANLPGISVIVGGMWIANLYYWGCNQYIIQRALAGKSIREAQTGLAFAGVLKLLLPLIVVIPGIVAFVITTDPQSKHYGEIAKPDAAYPWLLHNFLPNGIKGLAFAALIAAIVSSLASMMNSISTIFTMDIYHGHLKTAATQSHLVKVGRFTSVVALVISIPVAIALQNLDQAFQFIQEFTGFVSPGALAIFLLGFFWKRATAKGALLAAIGTFIFSAALKATLPQIPFLDRMLIVFLLCAAVIAVSAIIEKRRPDSQTPITEPGMFATSLGFKLKSAFIVLALVVIYSVWW; encoded by the coding sequence ATGAAATTTAGCATTCTCGACTACACAATCGTCGGCGCCTACTTTGCGCTGATACTGGGTGTCGGCCTCTGGGTATCTCGCCCAAAGCCGGGCGAAGACAAAACCGCGACGGACTATTTTCTCGCAGGCAACGGCCTCAGCTGGTGGGTGATTGGCGCATCGCTGATTGCATCAAATATTTCAGCCGAACAGTTCATCGGCATGTCGGGTTCGGGCTTTGCAATTGGCATGGGCATCGCAAGCTATGAATTCATGGGAGCGATTACCCTCATTGTAGTCGCCGTGTTTTTCATGCCTATCTTTCTCAAGATGCGCATCTACACCATGCCAGAATTTCTGGCGAAACGCTACGACAACCGAGTCAAAACGACGATGGCCGTTTTCTGGTTGCTCGTGTTTGTGTTTGTGAATCTCTCGTCGATTCTCTACCTCGGTGCCCTTACCATCAAGAACGTGATGTTTAGTGGTGAGGATATAGCACTCTTCGGGCGCGCCGTCGACCCGCTGATTCTCGGCATTCTTTTGCTCGGCGCTTTCTCTGCCGCGTATTCGGTCTACGGTGGCCTCAAGTCAGTCGCCGTGACCGATGTCATTCAGGTTGTTTTCCTCATCGGTGGCGGGCTCATCACCACGTACATTGCGCTGCAGTACACGAGCGATTCTGGCAGTGCAGCCGATGGCTTTTGGAAACTTCTGCGCAAAGCCCCTGAAAAGTTCGACATGATTCTTGACAAGAGCAATCCTCAATATGCGAATCTGCCGGGCATCAGTGTCATTGTCGGTGGCATGTGGATTGCCAATCTCTACTACTGGGGTTGTAACCAGTACATTATTCAGCGCGCACTCGCGGGTAAGAGCATTCGCGAGGCACAGACGGGGCTTGCGTTCGCAGGTGTGCTGAAACTTCTGTTGCCGCTGATTGTCGTGATACCCGGCATCGTCGCGTTTGTAATCACCACAGACCCGCAGAGCAAACATTACGGAGAAATTGCAAAACCCGACGCCGCGTACCCGTGGCTCTTGCACAACTTCTTGCCGAATGGAATCAAGGGCCTCGCCTTTGCGGCGCTCATCGCGGCAATCGTGAGTTCGCTCGCGTCGATGATGAATAGCATCTCAACCATTTTCACAATGGATATCTACCACGGGCATCTGAAGACAGCGGCGACGCAAAGCCATCTCGTGAAAGTCGGTCGCTTCACGTCTGTGGTTGCACTGGTGATTTCGATACCGGTCGCGATTGCATTGCAAAACCTCGACCAGGCATTTCAGTTCATTCAAGAGTTCACCGGGTTTGTCAGCCCGGGCGCCCTTGCGATATTTTTACTCGGCTTCTTCTGGAAACGCGCCACGGCGAAAGGCGCGCTGCTCGCAGCCATTGGCACGTTCATATTTTCTGCCGCGCTCAAGGCCACTTTGCCGCAAATACCCTTTCTCGACCGTATGCTGATAGTTTTTTTACTGTGTGCGGCTGTCATTGCGGTGAGTGCAATTATAGAAAAGCGGCGTCCAGATTCACAGACCCCCATTACCGAGCCGGGAATGTTTGCGACGAGCCTTGGGTTCAAACTGAAATCCGCCTTTATCGTTTTGGCGCTCGTGGTTATTTACAGTGTCTGGTGGTGA
- a CDS encoding DUF1554 domain-containing protein: protein MLRKVTALAMVAQFSACTNIGLLEQLETPGGEAGKTCGTNCRFFVTQNQHSGALGGAAGADQLCLNDPSNPSGPGRGRWKAMLSAGAERQACTTNGCGTGGIGENINWVLRPLASYRRPDGTFIGSTSERAIFQTMLSATVSTVAADVWTGFNQDWVFQGNNCSNWTSASGGVSGARGQANSMPPATIDTGAVLSCNSGASLYCIEQ, encoded by the coding sequence ATGTTGCGGAAAGTCACAGCCCTCGCCATGGTAGCCCAGTTTTCGGCATGCACCAACATCGGCCTGCTTGAGCAGCTCGAAACACCCGGCGGTGAAGCCGGCAAAACCTGCGGCACCAATTGTCGGTTTTTCGTGACGCAAAACCAACATTCAGGCGCTCTGGGTGGGGCCGCAGGGGCCGATCAGCTCTGCTTAAACGACCCGTCAAATCCCAGTGGCCCCGGCCGTGGCCGGTGGAAGGCGATGCTCAGCGCAGGCGCTGAACGGCAGGCCTGCACGACCAATGGCTGTGGCACGGGCGGCATCGGCGAGAACATCAACTGGGTCTTAAGGCCGCTCGCATCGTATCGGCGTCCCGATGGTACGTTTATCGGGTCAACGAGTGAGCGCGCAATTTTTCAGACAATGCTCAGCGCCACGGTTTCGACCGTCGCGGCAGACGTATGGACAGGCTTCAATCAAGATTGGGTGTTTCAGGGAAATAACTGTAGCAACTGGACGAGCGCGAGCGGCGGGGTGAGTGGCGCGCGAGGGCAGGCGAACTCTATGCCGCCGGCGACGATTGATACCGGCGCAGTGCTGTCTTGCAACAGCGGTGCTTCGCTCTATTGTATTGAGCAGTAG